In Planctomycetota bacterium, the genomic window CGAGCGTGCCGATGATCGCGATCACCACGAGCAGCTCGACGAGCGTGAATCCCGGGCGCTTCGGCGCCGGGGGCAGGGACGACTTCATGGGAAACTCCTTCCAGGAATGAAAATGGAAATGGAACCCGATGGATCAGTGACGAATCGATACCGACACTTTCTTCGCCGGCGGGCTTCAACTCCGCCGGCGGTGGACGGATCGGGAAAGCTCCCGAGGGCTCCCGAGAAAACGGAACGGGTGGTCAGGGGAGGTCGAGCGACAGTTCGTTCGGAGCGTCGTCTTTGGCCTGCTTGACCTCGAACTGACCGGCGGCGTTGTTGAGGTATTTCTCCGGAAGAATGTCTTTCGGCGGCGGGCCCTCTTCACCAGGGGCGGTGCCGGGAGGCGGATCGGCGCCCCGATCGAACGCGTGAACCCAGACGGCATAGGTGCCGGGACTCGGGCCGGCATTCCGCGGAATCGAGAACTCGCCGTTGGCGATCGACGCGGTGGCACCGGTCTTTTGCCCTGCGGCCGGTTCGAGCGTGACGGTGCCGAACTGGATCGGCTTGCCCTGCCACGTGATCTTGCCCTTCACGGGCTGGCGGGCGAACGGATCGCTTTTCGCGCAGCCGATGGCCAGCGCGACGACCAGTGCGACCTGTGCCCCGACGACCACTCGTTTCCAGGAACCGACCATGAGCTTCTCCCTGCCGTCCTCGCGTCGGTCACTACGGAGGCCGGGCACCATTTGCTCGCCAAACACTTACAATGCCCACCCCCCGCGCGATGGATCGGAACTTTTTATAGAGGGAACGTGTCAAAAGGCGAGAGGCCGAATCAGGCGGTCCCTGTGTTCCTCGCAAGTTCTCCCCGTGTGGGACGTGAAAAAAGGGGGGGTTGGCGAACGGCGTTCGGAGCCATCGGCCCCTTTGCGGGTAGCGGCGGGTCCTTTGCCAACGGTCCCCGTAGGACGATGATGCCAAACCCGCCGAGATCGGTTGGCACTGTCGCTCTGGCAGCAGTCGGTATTTTCGGAGCGGATTCACG contains:
- a CDS encoding carboxypeptidase regulatory-like domain-containing protein; this encodes MVGSWKRVVVGAQVALVVALAIGCAKSDPFARQPVKGKITWQGKPIQFGTVTLEPAAGQKTGATASIANGEFSIPRNAGPSPGTYAVWVHAFDRGADPPPGTAPGEEGPPPKDILPEKYLNNAAGQFEVKQAKDDAPNELSLDLP